In the genome of Abyssalbus ytuae, the window AGTTTCAATGGTTCAGGTATGGAATAACTGGAGTGTGAATTTCACCAAAAAAGAAAAGGAACAACTCATTGTTTCAATCCACCGGGTAACCCAAAAATTTAATGTACCACTGTTAATAAACCAGGAATGGAAGTTATTGAAAAATACAGGTATGGAAGGTATTCATTTTGATGATATTCCGCAAAATTTCGATAGGATTAAAAGTGAAATTAAAAAACCTTTCATAGCTGGTATAACATGCTCTAACAATTTGGAAACTATTCAATGGGCCGAAACGAATAATCTTGACTATGTGTCGTTTTGTTCCGTTTACCCTTCCGCATCGGTCTCATCCTGCGAAATTGTAAAGGAAGAAACCATTATAAAGGCAAGACAGATAACCCAAATGCCAGTTTTTTTATCGGGAGGCATAAATATTCAAAATATTGAGAAATTAAATAAATACGATTTTCAGGGTGTAGCAGTTATATCGGGAATATTAAACTCGGAATCCCCCAAACAATCGGCAAGTGATTATAATAAAAACTTAAAAGATATTTTAAAATGAAAAAATCCTTTCTTCAAAAACTATGTTGTCCTATAGATAAACATGAATTGGAAATAAGAATATTTCTTCAGGATGAAAAAGAAAACATAATCGAAGGGTTACTTACC includes:
- a CDS encoding thiamine phosphate synthase, producing MIKNALKIGGVYLVIDPSLQKELLLEKLILALEGGVSMVQVWNNWSVNFTKKEKEQLIVSIHRVTQKFNVPLLINQEWKLLKNTGMEGIHFDDIPQNFDRIKSEIKKPFIAGITCSNNLETIQWAETNNLDYVSFCSVYPSASVSSCEIVKEETIIKARQITQMPVFLSGGINIQNIEKLNKYDFQGVAVISGILNSESPKQSASDYNKNLKDILK